Proteins found in one Streptomyces sp. NBC_00461 genomic segment:
- a CDS encoding class I SAM-dependent methyltransferase, whose amino-acid sequence MSAPASTPRLAAADWDQWFTTGHPQLVSDKETMHFHRLVRPRPGMRAVDLGCGSGQWTRQLAAWGVSVRGYDFSAEALRQATAAGLRGGLSYDRWDINAEAIPPELKPGCLDLITCRYALPYLDFGRLLTDVGRWLKPTGTFYALVRVLPAPPGTDGKFTDEAGPDSAVEAFRRGLTAPQLATIGSGWAHHKRHQLSPQRQVIVLRGYDDTTPDRSLGHGGVLQTPGAGGDAPSPESYAPAPGPGPGCPGGPKAGQPPAQHAPPCPAAGPASPTPLACSASPPARA is encoded by the coding sequence ATGAGCGCCCCAGCGAGCACCCCCAGGCTGGCGGCCGCCGACTGGGACCAGTGGTTCACCACCGGCCACCCCCAGCTCGTCAGCGACAAGGAGACCATGCACTTCCACCGCCTCGTCCGGCCGCGGCCGGGCATGAGGGCCGTCGACCTCGGCTGCGGCAGCGGCCAGTGGACCCGGCAACTCGCTGCCTGGGGCGTGAGCGTGAGGGGCTACGACTTCTCCGCCGAAGCCCTGCGCCAAGCCACCGCCGCCGGCCTGCGCGGCGGACTGTCCTACGACCGGTGGGACATCAACGCCGAGGCGATCCCGCCCGAACTGAAGCCAGGATGCCTCGACTTGATCACTTGCAGGTACGCCCTTCCGTACCTGGACTTCGGACGCCTGCTGACAGACGTGGGCCGCTGGCTCAAGCCCACCGGAACCTTCTACGCCCTCGTCCGCGTCCTCCCCGCTCCTCCAGGCACCGACGGCAAGTTCACCGACGAAGCCGGGCCGGATTCCGCCGTTGAGGCGTTCCGCCGCGGACTGACCGCACCGCAGCTCGCCACGATCGGCTCCGGCTGGGCCCACCACAAGCGGCACCAGCTCAGTCCACAGCGCCAGGTGATCGTGCTGCGCGGCTACGACGACACCACCCCCGACCGGTCCCTCGGCCACGGGGGAGTCCTTCAAACGCCCGGCGCCGGCGGCGATGCTCCCTCCCCCGAGAGCTACGCCCCGGCGCCGGGTCCCGGCCCCGGCTGCCCAGGCGGGCCGAAGGCGGGCCAGCCGCCCGCGCAGCACGCGCCGCCGTGCCCGGCGGCCGGGCCCGCTTCCCCGACCCCGCTGGCCTGCTCAGCCTCGCCCCCGGCCAGAGCATGA
- a CDS encoding ATP-binding protein, which produces MVAPAEHEIAWHPGDRTALRVWLLGVPAFAAYPQAGQRRDHRGPDEDHTGTTSAVDAPIDRIWPTRSYALDRASLRRVRSEAFTYLTILGWPGDVVAAVEVLARLADNAIRHARPADKADARLDVLLAVTEDDALRIDVTDPSPAFPDSEAAVHGKKGRGLRQVRLLGADVTWSLAEDGRSKTVRARMVPGEVPV; this is translated from the coding sequence GTGGTGGCCCCCGCGGAGCACGAGATCGCTTGGCATCCGGGGGATCGCACAGCACTTCGGGTCTGGCTGCTCGGTGTGCCGGCGTTCGCCGCGTACCCGCAGGCCGGACAGCGACGCGATCACCGCGGGCCCGACGAAGACCACACCGGCACGACGTCTGCCGTCGACGCGCCCATCGACCGCATCTGGCCGACGCGTTCCTACGCGCTCGACCGGGCAAGCCTGCGGCGGGTGAGGTCGGAAGCCTTCACCTACTTGACCATTCTGGGCTGGCCTGGAGATGTCGTGGCAGCGGTCGAGGTCCTGGCCCGGCTTGCGGACAATGCCATCCGCCACGCCCGGCCCGCCGACAAGGCCGACGCGCGCCTGGACGTGCTCCTGGCGGTCACCGAGGACGACGCGCTGCGCATCGACGTGACGGACCCCTCTCCCGCCTTCCCCGACAGCGAGGCCGCCGTCCACGGCAAGAAGGGGCGCGGCCTGCGTCAGGTACGCCTCCTCGGAGCGGACGTGACCTGGAGCCTGGCCGAGGACGGCCGCAGCAAGACCGTCCGGGCCCGCATGGTGCCGGGGGAGGTTCCCGTATGA
- a CDS encoding GntR family transcriptional regulator, which produces MGHDEPPQHQVVANDLRRRLVAGEWPVGTKLPSRAQLAQHYGVGSNVLQKAQERLIIEGLLEGRAGSGTYVANPRERRRMVRSRHRERRGGSPFRADMAELGRQGTWEAHSQARTPAPENIAQRLGIEPGDLCVHTSYEFLADHQPAQLSISWEPMAITGETPIVLPEMGPLAGKGVVERMRSVGVDIVTAVEVPRPGRATQEQANLLGVHLGDLVLIIERTYYDGDGRAVETADITVPDVRWEVAYEFGIEPPAV; this is translated from the coding sequence ATGGGTCACGACGAGCCGCCGCAGCACCAGGTGGTTGCCAACGACCTGCGCCGTCGACTCGTCGCTGGAGAGTGGCCCGTCGGAACGAAACTGCCCTCGCGTGCTCAGCTCGCCCAGCACTACGGGGTGGGCTCCAACGTGCTGCAGAAGGCGCAGGAGCGCCTCATCATCGAAGGCCTCCTGGAAGGACGCGCCGGCTCCGGCACCTACGTGGCCAACCCCCGCGAACGGCGGCGCATGGTCCGCTCCCGACACAGGGAACGCCGTGGCGGCAGTCCGTTCCGCGCTGACATGGCCGAACTCGGCCGCCAGGGCACGTGGGAAGCACACTCGCAGGCCCGCACCCCTGCTCCCGAGAACATCGCTCAGCGTCTCGGGATCGAGCCCGGTGACCTGTGCGTGCACACCAGCTACGAGTTCCTCGCGGACCACCAGCCGGCCCAGCTCTCGATCAGCTGGGAGCCCATGGCGATCACCGGTGAAACACCCATCGTGCTGCCAGAGATGGGGCCGCTCGCCGGCAAGGGCGTCGTCGAGCGGATGCGGTCGGTCGGCGTGGACATCGTCACCGCGGTGGAGGTTCCGCGGCCGGGGCGAGCCACTCAGGAGCAGGCCAACCTCCTGGGTGTGCACCTTGGCGACCTGGTCCTCATCATCGAGCGGACGTACTACGACGGTGACGGCCGCGCGGTGGAGACGGCGGACATCACCGTGCCGGACGTCCGCTGGGAAGTCGCCTACGAGTTCGGCATCGAACCGCCCGCTGTCTAG
- a CDS encoding serine hydrolase domain-containing protein, producing MIKQVGERGKPVHRLDGGAEEGFTEVKQVFASLAEADPDHDMQVAVYHCGRLVVDLWAGPEMRQDSLLNVASVGKAAAYVCAALLVQQGDLELDRTVARYWPEFAVAGKQDVTVRQLLSHQAGLVGVDGGFTLDELHDDQAAAVRLASQRPFWRPGTAHGYHGFTIGPMIGELVRRITGSTLPDFHAAMVREPRRIDMFVGLSAEYEPRVLTLQSPVPSEQAGSDPVPAPAPDSLAGLAFSVPVADRLGLVNARRFRAAGPVSMGVLASAHGIARMYASCLDAVDGLPALLAAETQEEFAQIHSVGHDLTLACPSRYGLGFQLPGDAQPYLSARTFGHDGGGGSWGFADPSTRLAFGYVRRRMTNPGGLGPDAHLLARAARACAAGQLAF from the coding sequence TTGATCAAGCAGGTCGGGGAACGGGGGAAACCGGTGCATCGGCTCGATGGTGGTGCGGAGGAGGGCTTCACCGAGGTCAAGCAGGTGTTCGCCTCGTTGGCGGAAGCCGACCCGGATCACGACATGCAGGTGGCGGTTTATCACTGCGGGCGGTTGGTGGTGGATCTTTGGGCTGGTCCGGAGATGCGGCAGGACTCGCTGCTCAACGTCGCGTCCGTGGGCAAGGCTGCCGCATATGTCTGCGCCGCGCTGCTCGTACAGCAGGGCGACCTGGAGCTCGATCGGACCGTGGCACGGTACTGGCCGGAGTTCGCGGTGGCCGGCAAGCAGGACGTGACGGTTCGGCAACTGCTGAGTCACCAGGCCGGTTTGGTTGGCGTGGACGGCGGTTTCACCCTCGACGAGCTCCACGATGACCAGGCGGCAGCCGTCCGGCTGGCTTCCCAGCGCCCCTTTTGGCGTCCTGGCACCGCGCACGGCTACCACGGGTTCACCATTGGCCCGATGATCGGCGAGCTGGTGCGGCGGATCACCGGCAGCACTCTGCCCGATTTCCACGCTGCTATGGTGCGCGAGCCGCGGCGCATCGACATGTTCGTGGGGCTGTCCGCCGAATACGAGCCTCGCGTTCTGACCCTCCAGTCACCCGTGCCGAGCGAGCAGGCCGGCTCCGACCCCGTGCCAGCACCGGCGCCCGACAGTCTTGCCGGCCTGGCATTCAGCGTCCCGGTCGCCGACAGGCTCGGCCTCGTCAACGCCCGCCGATTCCGTGCAGCCGGGCCGGTGTCGATGGGAGTCCTGGCCAGCGCACACGGAATCGCGCGCATGTACGCCTCATGCCTTGACGCCGTGGATGGCCTGCCTGCCCTGCTTGCCGCGGAGACACAGGAGGAGTTCGCGCAGATTCATTCTGTCGGCCACGACCTGACACTGGCCTGCCCTAGCCGCTACGGCTTGGGCTTCCAACTGCCCGGCGATGCACAGCCCTACCTGTCCGCCCGCACCTTCGGCCACGACGGTGGAGGCGGTAGCTGGGGGTTCGCGGATCCCTCGACCAGACTCGCCTTCGGCTATGTCCGGCGCCGTATGACCAATCCCGGAGGTCTCGGTCCCGACGCGCACCTGCTGGCTCGCGCTGCCCGCGCCTGCGCCGCCGGTCAGCTCGCCTTCTGA
- a CDS encoding IS630 family transposase: MVGPVRARRLSDQEGQWLRQIVRRGRHESVRVRRALIIMASASGTPVTAISRLVAAHEDTVRDVIHAFNEKGLAALDPRWAGGRPRLISDEDREFIIATATTRPTALGRPFTHWSLRKLCDYLARKPGRRVRIGRERLRQVLNEKGISFQHTRTWKESTDPDKDAKLDHIEYVTSRFPDRCFAFDQFGPLSIRPCHGTAWARRSKPDRLPATYHRTHGIRYFHGCYSLGDDRLWGVTRRRKGGDHSLAALKSIRAARPDGAPIYVIMDNLSANKTPAIRAWAGQNKVELCLTPTSASWANPIEAQFGPLRTFVMGGSNHPNHTVLARRLQDYLRWRNANARHPDVLAAQRRERAKVRSERRQRWGRPRTEAV; this comes from the coding sequence ATGGTAGGGCCGGTCAGGGCACGGCGGTTGAGTGATCAGGAAGGTCAGTGGCTGCGGCAGATTGTCCGGCGAGGCCGGCATGAGTCGGTGCGGGTGCGCCGGGCGCTGATCATCATGGCGTCGGCGTCGGGTACGCCCGTGACGGCGATCTCCCGTCTGGTTGCCGCGCATGAGGACACCGTCCGGGACGTGATCCATGCGTTCAACGAGAAGGGCCTGGCCGCGCTGGACCCTCGGTGGGCGGGAGGCCGTCCTCGCCTGATCAGCGATGAGGACCGCGAATTCATCATCGCGACGGCCACGACCCGCCCGACGGCGCTGGGGCGGCCCTTCACGCACTGGAGTCTGCGCAAGCTGTGCGACTACCTGGCCCGCAAGCCCGGCCGCCGGGTGCGCATAGGCCGCGAGCGGCTGCGGCAGGTCCTGAACGAGAAGGGAATCTCCTTCCAGCACACCCGCACCTGGAAGGAGTCCACGGACCCGGACAAGGACGCCAAGCTCGACCACATCGAGTATGTGACCAGCCGTTTCCCGGATCGGTGTTTCGCATTCGACCAGTTCGGCCCGCTGTCGATCCGGCCCTGTCACGGCACCGCCTGGGCACGGCGCAGCAAACCCGACCGGTTGCCCGCCACCTACCACCGCACCCATGGCATCCGGTACTTCCACGGGTGCTACTCCCTGGGGGACGACCGCCTGTGGGGCGTGACCCGCCGCCGCAAAGGCGGCGACCACAGCCTGGCGGCACTGAAGTCGATCCGCGCCGCCCGCCCGGACGGCGCCCCCATCTATGTGATTATGGACAACCTCTCGGCGAACAAGACCCCAGCCATCCGGGCCTGGGCCGGCCAGAACAAGGTCGAGTTGTGCCTGACACCGACCAGCGCGTCGTGGGCCAACCCGATCGAAGCCCAGTTCGGGCCGTTACGCACCTTCGTCATGGGCGGCTCGAACCATCCCAACCACACCGTGCTTGCCCGCAGGCTTCAGGACTACCTGCGATGGCGCAACGCCAACGCCCGCCATCCCGACGTCCTGGCCGCCCAGCGGCGGGAACGCGCCAAGGTCCGCAGCGAACGCCGGCAACGCTGGGGCCGCCCACGAACCGAAGCCGTCTGA
- a CDS encoding helix-turn-helix domain-containing protein yields the protein MCGITERYLRLIEAGQKTPSADVLARLAAELGVPVAALLTEDPIEEPPAPHTAASGVVHALMRQAPAGGVDPAAHAQLRERVEQAWHTWQASKDRFTEAARILPGLITDVEHAVRSHRHSSDPAARREALRVAADLYGLLRSYCRRTGRLDLALMVADRAMRAAEDADDPVRIAAAAWNLGHVLLSHSDAGAVEEAKEVALLAVERLRRAPDSPESDAVQGALELVAVVSDARRRNWWQARQRLEQRAAPLATRAGESNVQWTVFGPTNVALHAMSIEMLAGEATEGLHLADQVNTSRLPSRERQFTFGLEVARCHDLRREDAAVLVHLLSLEDLAPEDFARSLLVRDIVLGLQKRVRPVFRSQVTGLAERLQLV from the coding sequence CTGTGCGGTATCACCGAGCGCTACCTGCGCCTGATCGAGGCCGGACAGAAGACTCCGTCCGCCGACGTGCTGGCCCGCCTTGCTGCTGAGTTGGGTGTGCCCGTGGCTGCTCTGTTGACCGAGGACCCGATCGAGGAACCCCCGGCGCCCCACACCGCCGCTTCGGGTGTTGTCCACGCCCTCATGCGGCAGGCCCCCGCGGGCGGCGTTGATCCGGCAGCTCACGCACAGCTGCGCGAGAGGGTCGAGCAGGCCTGGCACACCTGGCAGGCCTCCAAAGACCGGTTCACCGAGGCCGCCCGCATCCTTCCCGGCCTGATCACGGACGTGGAGCACGCTGTACGAAGCCACCGGCACAGCAGCGATCCGGCAGCACGGCGCGAAGCGCTGCGGGTGGCTGCCGACCTCTACGGTCTGCTGCGTTCGTACTGCCGCAGAACCGGCCGTCTCGACCTCGCACTCATGGTCGCCGACCGAGCGATGCGCGCCGCCGAGGACGCCGACGACCCAGTCCGGATCGCCGCCGCGGCGTGGAACCTCGGCCATGTCCTGCTCTCGCACAGCGATGCAGGCGCCGTCGAAGAGGCCAAGGAGGTCGCGCTGCTGGCCGTCGAGCGGCTGCGCCGGGCCCCTGACAGCCCCGAGTCCGACGCGGTCCAGGGCGCTCTTGAACTGGTGGCCGTCGTCTCCGACGCTCGCCGCCGCAACTGGTGGCAGGCCCGACAGCGCCTGGAGCAGCGCGCCGCCCCCCTCGCTACGAGGGCCGGGGAGAGCAATGTCCAATGGACGGTGTTCGGCCCCACCAACGTGGCCCTGCACGCGATGAGCATCGAGATGCTCGCCGGCGAGGCCACGGAGGGGTTGCACCTCGCGGACCAGGTCAACACCAGCCGACTTCCTTCCAGGGAGCGGCAGTTCACGTTCGGACTGGAAGTCGCCCGCTGCCACGATCTGCGCCGCGAGGACGCCGCCGTCCTGGTCCACCTGCTCAGCCTCGAAGACCTCGCCCCGGAGGACTTCGCCCGCAGTCTGCTCGTCCGGGACATCGTTCTGGGACTGCAGAAGCGAGTCCGGCCCGTGTTCCGCTCCCAGGTCACCGGGCTCGCCGAGCGCCTCCAACTCGTCTGA
- a CDS encoding HAD family hydrolase — protein MTRLVLWDIDHTLIDTRGVGRELSASAFARTTGRPMHEQAKIDGITEAVIFRETARLHGITTDRSDFKRFARALTHEHLKRLAELRERGHALPGAAAALAALAADGVRQTVVSGNIRAVAQIKLQVFGLDTRILWDLGAFGEDDDVRAELVRLSLQRANTTADNAVLIGDTPADIAGAHANGVRVIAVASGRSDEATLRSAGAETVLSDLRDTELLVKLVHASA, from the coding sequence ATGACTCGACTGGTCCTGTGGGACATCGACCACACCTTGATCGACACACGGGGCGTGGGCCGCGAACTCTCGGCCTCCGCTTTCGCACGGACCACCGGGCGGCCGATGCACGAGCAAGCGAAGATCGACGGCATCACCGAGGCCGTGATCTTCCGGGAAACCGCGCGCCTTCACGGCATCACGACGGACCGGTCGGACTTCAAGCGATTCGCCCGCGCCCTCACCCACGAGCACCTCAAGCGCCTCGCCGAACTACGGGAGCGCGGCCATGCCCTGCCCGGGGCAGCGGCCGCCCTGGCCGCCCTGGCCGCCGACGGCGTCCGGCAGACCGTGGTATCCGGCAACATCCGAGCCGTCGCCCAGATCAAGCTCCAGGTGTTCGGCCTCGACACCCGAATCCTTTGGGACTTGGGCGCCTTTGGGGAAGACGACGATGTGCGCGCCGAGCTTGTTCGTCTCTCCCTGCAGCGCGCGAATACGACCGCGGACAACGCTGTGTTGATCGGCGACACCCCGGCGGACATCGCGGGAGCCCATGCCAACGGAGTCCGCGTCATCGCAGTGGCTTCCGGGCGCAGCGACGAGGCCACTCTCCGCAGCGCCGGCGCGGAAACGGTCCTCTCCGACCTACGCGACACGGAGCTGCTCGTCAAGCTCGTACACGCCAGCGCCTAG
- a CDS encoding toxin Doc encodes MPPVVYVDYRWFLERQEDILRDDLTVNDFSVLVGLAQRHRVDPPRHDQHHPDAFWRAAVMLEECVLLRPLPARNEVYGYGVAIAYLEASGERVDTKFELWRELIYDIRALRLDSYGIAEKLRSWRQD; translated from the coding sequence GTGCCTCCCGTCGTATACGTCGACTACCGGTGGTTCCTCGAGCGCCAGGAAGACATCCTCCGGGACGACCTGACCGTCAACGACTTCTCTGTGCTCGTCGGCTTGGCCCAGCGCCACCGGGTCGACCCGCCCCGGCATGACCAGCACCATCCCGACGCCTTCTGGCGGGCTGCGGTCATGCTGGAGGAGTGCGTGCTGCTGCGCCCGCTCCCGGCCCGCAACGAGGTGTACGGATACGGCGTCGCCATCGCCTACCTGGAGGCCTCCGGGGAACGCGTGGACACGAAGTTTGAGCTCTGGCGGGAACTGATCTACGACATCCGAGCGCTGCGGCTGGACTCGTACGGCATCGCCGAGAAGCTGCGTTCCTGGCGCCAGGACTGA
- a CDS encoding antitoxin MazE7, which translates to MAETTVKVDTSTRDTLQGLAAAEGLSVKAYIAKVAGEKEQERALQTATAAFRRTISEPGIMDAFDAEFGGLPAVAHDTSRAA; encoded by the coding sequence ATGGCTGAAACCACTGTCAAGGTCGACACGAGTACCAGGGACACCCTGCAGGGCCTCGCTGCTGCTGAGGGCCTGTCCGTGAAGGCCTACATCGCCAAGGTGGCGGGGGAGAAGGAACAGGAGCGGGCCCTGCAGACGGCGACCGCCGCCTTCCGCCGCACCATCAGCGAACCCGGCATCATGGACGCCTTCGACGCCGAGTTCGGCGGGCTGCCGGCCGTCGCGCACGACACCTCGCGGGCGGCCTGA
- a CDS encoding transposase, whose translation MAGVITASEPTWIAPFTGLSPRQFAKLVTMLRRGGADAVGRGRPWNLTLEDRALLMAAYWRTNLTMRQLAPLFGVSKSAAGRIIDHLGPMLAFQTRKRFTKDTVLIVDGTLVPTRDQAVSEQSKNYRYSTNHQIVIDADTRLIVVVGRPLPGNRNDCKAWEESGAKAAVGRTLTIADGGYPGTGLVMPHRRPKGEDLPGWKQEHNKSHKQVRARVEHVFARMKTWKILRDCRLKGDGVHHAMLGIARLHNLALAG comes from the coding sequence ATGGCTGGTGTGATCACGGCGTCGGAGCCGACCTGGATAGCCCCCTTTACTGGGCTGAGCCCGCGCCAGTTCGCCAAGCTGGTGACCATGTTGCGCCGCGGGGGCGCGGATGCGGTGGGGCGGGGCCGACCGTGGAACCTGACGCTGGAGGACCGGGCACTGCTAATGGCGGCGTACTGGCGAACCAACTTGACGATGCGCCAGCTTGCCCCGCTGTTCGGGGTCTCGAAGTCCGCGGCCGGCCGCATCATCGATCACCTCGGGCCAATGCTCGCTTTCCAGACTCGCAAGCGGTTCACCAAAGACACCGTGCTCATCGTGGACGGCACTCTGGTGCCCACCCGCGATCAGGCCGTGTCTGAGCAGTCCAAAAACTACCGGTACTCCACCAACCATCAGATCGTCATCGATGCCGATACCCGGCTGATCGTCGTGGTCGGCCGGCCTTTGCCCGGGAACCGCAACGACTGCAAGGCGTGGGAGGAATCCGGCGCCAAGGCCGCAGTGGGCAGGACGCTCACGATCGCCGACGGCGGCTATCCGGGCACCGGGCTCGTCATGCCCCACCGTCGGCCCAAGGGCGAGGACCTGCCCGGCTGGAAGCAGGAGCACAACAAGTCCCACAAGCAGGTCCGCGCGCGCGTCGAGCACGTCTTCGCTCGCATGAAGACGTGGAAGATCCTCCGCGACTGCCGCCTCAAAGGCGACGGAGTCCACCACGCCATGCTCGGCATTGCCCGGTTGCACAACCTCGCCCTCGCGGGATAG
- the ku gene encoding non-homologous end joining protein Ku — MPRTVWSGAISFGLVTVPIHVASATENHSIQFHQYHLEDMGRVRVRKVCELEDREVGQSEIGKGYEVSKDNVIPISDAELRELPLPTAKAIEIKAFVPLEAIDPISIAEGYYLVPDGQVAAKPYKLLRQALSRSSKVAIAKYAWSGRERLGLLRVREDVIVLHAMRWPDEVRDPGAVDPPNEKVSEEEIVGALALMESMSRDDIEGPEFEDAYTDAMAKIIEAKRGIRELPEAPEPERPGQVLDLMAALQESVEKSKAARGENTGSGAVHELPKKKAAAKKAARKQPAKKTTEKKTTAKKAGRRPRSA; from the coding sequence ATGCCCCGAACCGTTTGGTCAGGTGCGATCAGTTTCGGTCTAGTGACCGTGCCTATTCACGTTGCGTCCGCGACCGAGAATCACAGCATCCAGTTCCACCAGTACCACCTTGAGGACATGGGCCGGGTGCGGGTGCGGAAGGTGTGTGAACTGGAGGACCGGGAGGTCGGCCAGTCGGAGATCGGCAAAGGCTATGAGGTGTCGAAGGACAACGTCATTCCGATCTCGGATGCGGAGCTGCGGGAACTGCCGCTGCCGACGGCGAAGGCCATCGAAATCAAGGCCTTCGTGCCGCTGGAGGCGATTGACCCGATCAGCATTGCCGAGGGGTACTACCTGGTGCCGGACGGGCAGGTGGCGGCGAAACCGTACAAGCTCCTGCGGCAGGCCCTCAGCAGGTCATCGAAGGTGGCGATCGCCAAATACGCCTGGTCGGGCCGGGAACGCCTGGGCCTGCTCAGGGTGCGCGAAGACGTGATCGTTTTGCATGCGATGCGTTGGCCTGACGAAGTCCGTGATCCGGGCGCCGTCGACCCGCCGAACGAGAAGGTGTCGGAGGAGGAGATCGTGGGGGCGCTGGCCTTGATGGAGTCGATGAGCCGCGACGACATCGAGGGCCCCGAGTTCGAGGACGCCTACACCGACGCCATGGCGAAGATCATCGAGGCGAAGCGGGGAATCCGGGAGCTCCCCGAGGCTCCCGAGCCCGAACGACCCGGCCAGGTCCTTGACCTGATGGCCGCCCTGCAGGAGTCAGTGGAGAAGTCGAAGGCCGCCCGCGGCGAGAACACCGGGTCCGGTGCGGTGCACGAGCTGCCGAAGAAGAAGGCCGCCGCCAAGAAGGCGGCCAGGAAGCAGCCAGCCAAGAAGACCACGGAGAAGAAGACGACCGCGAAGAAGGCGGGGCGGAGGCCGCGCAGCGCCTAA
- a CDS encoding RNA polymerase sigma factor yields the protein MNGEAGPEESGGAVGVSKAVPIDQWDTPTQMAFWAFHQQRRTDYMRYAYLQLGSDANAEEAVDLTFDQAMVRWPQMLQMENLEGYAWTILKRRIIDLHRKRRHRPELMETAAFEAALADPTEDPYDTLTDAIALYGAVAALSERQRDAIVLYYGMGFSAAEAAVLMGNEEATVRSQLRTGRLRLATLLKLRCPEPPRREEPLMIPQPLPPDRPTIDDLLAKARTHNRYASYDMAAAEARMRSRQAARHRPPRQRTADTARVWAAWTAPEDDHTPDADRAWWDLNAVSLLVLSAPDADHQLGDFIDSQYADKTGALVFACLLHLAGDSSGARFWWRFAAGVGHLVAEYCLFLEHAHSGEYYDADYWRGQLLRHHFEPTYMCGDRADAPLLAPELIGQVHPHITRSHHPEIGTVPLPRPPLVQELRHLTTLL from the coding sequence GTGAACGGGGAGGCCGGGCCGGAGGAGTCCGGCGGCGCGGTCGGCGTGTCGAAGGCGGTGCCCATCGACCAGTGGGACACGCCCACGCAGATGGCGTTCTGGGCCTTTCACCAGCAGCGCCGCACCGATTACATGCGCTACGCCTACCTGCAGCTCGGCTCCGACGCCAACGCGGAGGAGGCCGTCGACCTGACCTTCGACCAGGCCATGGTCCGCTGGCCGCAGATGCTGCAGATGGAGAACCTGGAGGGCTACGCCTGGACCATCCTCAAGCGCCGCATCATCGACCTGCACCGCAAACGCCGCCACCGCCCGGAACTGATGGAGACCGCCGCGTTCGAGGCCGCACTCGCGGACCCGACCGAGGACCCCTACGACACCCTCACCGACGCGATCGCCCTCTACGGCGCGGTCGCCGCCCTGAGCGAGCGCCAGCGCGACGCGATCGTCCTGTACTACGGCATGGGCTTCAGCGCCGCCGAGGCCGCCGTACTGATGGGCAACGAGGAAGCCACCGTCCGCTCCCAGCTCCGGACCGGCCGCCTGCGCCTCGCCACCCTGCTCAAACTCCGCTGCCCGGAGCCCCCCCGACGGGAAGAACCCCTGATGATCCCCCAACCGCTGCCGCCCGACCGGCCCACCATCGACGACCTGCTGGCCAAGGCCCGCACCCACAACCGCTACGCCAGCTACGACATGGCGGCCGCCGAAGCCCGGATGCGCAGCCGGCAGGCCGCCCGCCACCGCCCGCCCCGCCAGCGCACCGCCGACACCGCCCGCGTCTGGGCCGCATGGACCGCCCCCGAGGACGACCACACCCCAGACGCCGACCGCGCCTGGTGGGACCTGAACGCCGTCAGCCTCCTGGTGCTGTCCGCCCCCGACGCCGACCACCAACTCGGCGACTTCATCGACAGCCAGTACGCCGACAAGACCGGCGCCCTGGTCTTCGCCTGCCTGCTGCACCTGGCCGGCGACAGCAGCGGCGCCCGCTTCTGGTGGCGCTTCGCGGCCGGCGTCGGCCACCTGGTCGCCGAGTACTGCCTCTTCCTCGAGCACGCTCACAGCGGCGAGTACTACGACGCCGACTACTGGCGCGGCCAGCTGCTGCGCCACCACTTCGAACCCACCTACATGTGCGGCGACCGCGCCGATGCCCCCCTGCTCGCCCCGGAACTCATCGGCCAGGTCCACCCGCACATCACCCGCTCCCACCACCCCGAGATCGGCACCGTCCCACTCCCCCGCCCGCCCCTCGTGCAGGAACTGCGCCACCTCACCACCCTGCTGTAG
- a CDS encoding ester cyclase, which yields MPADQNKDLIRRYIEAIDENRTGDWAFLDHYIADDFVAHNALHPGVSMDREGIKQGAELFRLAAPESRHDIKMQVAEGDVVVSHIVGRGVHTGELLGIPPTNKEIETEGIVIHRVRDGQIVEYWAVTDVAGVLRQLGVLPGPPG from the coding sequence ATGCCAGCCGACCAGAACAAGGATCTCATCCGGCGATACATCGAGGCGATCGACGAGAACCGTACCGGCGACTGGGCGTTCCTCGATCACTACATCGCGGACGACTTCGTTGCCCACAATGCTTTGCATCCCGGGGTCAGCATGGACCGTGAAGGAATCAAGCAGGGGGCGGAGCTCTTTCGCCTTGCTGCTCCGGAGTCCCGTCACGACATCAAGATGCAGGTCGCGGAGGGGGACGTTGTCGTCAGCCATATCGTGGGACGCGGCGTACACACGGGAGAATTGCTCGGAATCCCTCCGACCAACAAGGAAATCGAGACCGAGGGCATCGTGATCCATCGCGTCCGCGACGGGCAGATCGTGGAGTACTGGGCAGTGACCGACGTGGCCGGTGTGCTACGGCAGTTGGGCGTGCTACCAGGGCCGCCGGGATAG